CCCTTCGTGATGTCAATCTTATGGACGTTGTAAGGAAGCTCGACTTCCTCCAACATGACAGAAGCTTTGCGCCCGTTCGGTGTCGTGAAGGTGTAAAGGTCAATCATGAGGTTAAATGTTCAGTTTTTCCGTTCCACAAGGTAGTGTAACTTGAAAATTGACGGCGCGATACGTGCTACGCACTTTGCCAGCTCTGAATTAACTCCCATGATCTATAGGGATGGCATCTCGTTACTCTGGAAAATTTAAACACTGGCTTTTCAATGCAGGTAATATCTCCAATTGTTAAAGATTTAGTGCTAATTGGTGGCGGACACAGCCATGCCATTGTGTTAAAAATGTTTGGCATGAAACCGTTACCGGGAGTACGACTAACACTGATTACAGACACTTCTCATACGCCCTATTCTGGTATGTTGCCCGGTCATGTGGCAGGTTTTTATGACTACGATGAAAGTCACATCGATCTACGTCGCCTTGCCCAATTCGCCCAAGCGCAATTTTATCTTGACCGAGCGATTGGTCTAGATTTAGAAAATAATAAAGTCATCTGTGCAAACCATCCAGATGTTGCATTTGATCTGTTATCAATTGATATCGGCAGTACCCCAGCCACAATATCTATACCAGGTGCAGCGGAGTACGCTATTCCGGCTAAACCTGTAGCAAAATTATTAAGTGAATGGGATCATCTGCTGAAAAGTGTTGCAGAAACGCCTGAGAAACCGATACAACTTAGCATTGTAGGTGGAGGTGCTGGTGGAGTGGAACTGGCACTGGCAATGCAATCTCGCCTGCATCAATTTTTTGAGCATTCCCAGCAGTTTCCAGAAAATCTAAAAATCCATCTATTCCATAGCGGTGTTGAGCTTTTACCGAACTATAAGCGCTGGGTGGGTCGGCGTCTTCAGAAAATTTTGATCCAGTGTGGGGTTGAGTTGCATCTAGAGGAAAAGGTGTGCGAAGTTCAACCGCGCAAGGTTATTTGTGAGTCTGGTTTAGTGGTTGAATGCGCTAGCGAGGGAACTCCTGCTGAGTGTCGCGTTTTTTGGGTGACACAAGCATCGGCACCTCATTGGCTGCAAGCATCTGGATTGGCTACCGATACTAAAGGTTTTGTCCAGGTAGATGATACCTTGCGATCGCTCTCTCATTGCCAAGTTTTTGCCACTGGTGATATTGCCACGATGATTCATCATCCCCGTCCGAAAGCAGGAGTTTTTGCGGTGCGTCAGGGGAAGCCACTATTTAACAACCTGCGGCGGACGTTACTGGGGAAACCACTCAAACCGTACAAGCCGCAGAAACAATATCTTAGTTTAATCGGTACAGGGGATGGTCAAGCGATCGCTTCCTGGGGAGCTTTTGGTTGGGAATCCCGCTTGTTTTGGCACTGGAAAGACCGCATCGACCGCCAATTTATGGCACGCTTCCACAACTTGCCGGAAATGTCAGCCGTCATCCCATCCCCAACCCCCAACAGCCAATCCCCAATCCCTAATCTCCCAATGCGGTGTGCTGGTTGCGGTTCTAAAGTCGGTAGTACAACACTAGAACGAGTCCTGCACCGGATTAAATTAGAACACCCTGAAATTGGTAATCGTGACGATATTCTAATTGGACTTGATGCACCAGATGATGCCGCTGTAGTCAAGGTGCCAGTAGATCAAGTGATGGTTCATACCCTAGACTATTTCCGCACTCTCATTAATGACCCGTTTATCTTTGCTCAAATTAGTGCCAATCATTGCTTAAGCGATATTTTTGCAATGGGTGCTACTCCTCAGAGTGCGTTGGCAATTGCCACCATTCCCTACGCCTGGGAAGAAAAGCAGGAGGA
This genomic window from Coleofasciculus sp. FACHB-1120 contains:
- the selD gene encoding selenide, water dikinase SelD, producing MQVISPIVKDLVLIGGGHSHAIVLKMFGMKPLPGVRLTLITDTSHTPYSGMLPGHVAGFYDYDESHIDLRRLAQFAQAQFYLDRAIGLDLENNKVICANHPDVAFDLLSIDIGSTPATISIPGAAEYAIPAKPVAKLLSEWDHLLKSVAETPEKPIQLSIVGGGAGGVELALAMQSRLHQFFEHSQQFPENLKIHLFHSGVELLPNYKRWVGRRLQKILIQCGVELHLEEKVCEVQPRKVICESGLVVECASEGTPAECRVFWVTQASAPHWLQASGLATDTKGFVQVDDTLRSLSHCQVFATGDIATMIHHPRPKAGVFAVRQGKPLFNNLRRTLLGKPLKPYKPQKQYLSLIGTGDGQAIASWGAFGWESRLFWHWKDRIDRQFMARFHNLPEMSAVIPSPTPNSQSPIPNLPMRCAGCGSKVGSTTLERVLHRIKLEHPEIGNRDDILIGLDAPDDAAVVKVPVDQVMVHTLDYFRTLINDPFIFAQISANHCLSDIFAMGATPQSALAIATIPYAWEEKQEETLYQLLSGAAKVLYQTQTPLVGGHTTEGAELTFGLSCNGLAYPNQLLRKGGMKPGQVLILTKALGTGTLFAAQMRLQAKGRWIDGAVQSMLLSNQAAAKYLLEHGATGCTDITGFGLVGHLLEMIQASQVAVELDLEAIPVLEGALETLQTGIVSSLHPQNLRASRQISNLSAVSDRATYPLLFDPQTSGGLLAAIPDERADACVASLQTLGYTHSQIIGRVTPPNQGVQPISLIV